In Panacibacter ginsenosidivorans, the following proteins share a genomic window:
- a CDS encoding ABC transporter permease, protein MFKNYFKIAVRQLRKQRMYSAVKIGGFALSIAACLLIALYIKDELSYDKNWTNADRIYRIIGEYNINGKMLSGAAWPAPMAKALKEDFPEVEKAGRFMDAPLFYGAGSNQLRKVDEEQNTFEQGFSYADQDMLDMLEIPMVYGDRAHALSEPNTMVISKSKADKYFPNQNPVGKVMILNNDVKNPYKIGGVINDFPATSHIHYDFLLTMTRHQLWDGEQTTWMASNYPTYVLLKPGADPVQFQNKLKLIMTKYYLPALRQNGNKEAETVLKNAKILIQPIADVHLYSANIDDRLDKGDIRFVWLFGAIAVFILVIACINFINLSTAKSANRAKEVGLRKVVGSHRSSLIKQFLTESLLYSVLSFVLGLLIAIILLPYFNTLAAKHLLIPWAAWWLLPLMITAAIIIGIVAGLYPSFYLSSFKPIQVLKGQVSKGSKNSLLRNGLVVFQFTTSIILIIGTIVIYNQTQYILNKKIGFDKDQVLLIQGTNTLEDKREAFKNELLKSSEIKTVSISDYLPIAGTKRDGNPFWKEGRTKEDPSVGGQKWQVDYDYLKTMGMHMIEGRYFSKDMASDSAAAVINNTMATKLGLKNPVGQRIENGWQKFTVIGVMEDFNFESMRQDVTPLCLVLGNYNSSIISVKISGADTKTAINYVSSVWKNFSPNQPFRYTFLDESFANMYADVQRTGSIFTSFAMLAVIIACLGLFALSAFMAEQRNKEIGIRKVLGASVSGITTMLSKDFVKLVLFSIVIASPVAWWAMSKWLQDFAYRISMSWWMIAAAALVAIVIALITISFQSIKAALMNPVKSLRSE, encoded by the coding sequence ATGTTTAAAAATTATTTCAAAATAGCAGTAAGACAATTGCGTAAGCAAAGAATGTATTCAGCTGTTAAAATAGGCGGCTTTGCATTAAGTATTGCTGCTTGCTTATTGATTGCGTTGTATATAAAAGATGAATTGAGTTATGATAAGAATTGGACAAATGCTGATCGTATTTATCGCATAATAGGTGAGTATAATATCAACGGAAAAATGTTAAGCGGTGCAGCCTGGCCTGCACCCATGGCAAAAGCGTTGAAAGAAGATTTTCCTGAGGTGGAAAAGGCCGGAAGATTTATGGATGCCCCGTTGTTTTATGGTGCAGGCAGTAACCAGCTTAGAAAAGTTGATGAAGAGCAAAATACCTTTGAACAAGGATTTAGTTATGCAGACCAGGATATGCTGGATATGCTGGAAATACCAATGGTTTATGGTGATAGGGCGCATGCATTGAGCGAACCGAATACAATGGTTATTTCAAAAAGCAAAGCTGATAAATATTTTCCGAATCAGAATCCTGTAGGGAAAGTGATGATCCTGAATAATGATGTAAAGAACCCTTATAAGATTGGCGGCGTTATAAATGACTTTCCTGCTACTTCTCATATTCATTATGATTTTCTGTTGACTATGACCCGTCATCAGCTTTGGGATGGCGAGCAAACAACATGGATGGCGAGTAATTATCCTACTTATGTTTTATTAAAGCCCGGCGCAGATCCCGTTCAATTTCAAAACAAACTGAAATTGATAATGACCAAATATTATCTCCCTGCATTGAGGCAAAATGGTAATAAGGAAGCAGAAACTGTTTTAAAGAATGCAAAGATTCTTATACAACCAATTGCAGATGTACATCTTTACTCTGCCAATATTGATGATAGATTGGATAAAGGTGATATAAGATTTGTTTGGTTGTTTGGAGCCATTGCAGTTTTTATTCTTGTAATTGCGTGTATCAATTTTATTAACCTTTCAACTGCAAAATCTGCTAACCGCGCAAAAGAAGTTGGATTACGAAAAGTAGTGGGTTCGCACCGCAGCAGTTTGATAAAGCAATTTCTTACTGAATCACTGCTCTATAGTGTGTTGTCTTTTGTTTTGGGTTTATTAATCGCTATAATTTTGCTTCCTTATTTCAATACGCTTGCTGCAAAGCATTTACTTATTCCATGGGCAGCGTGGTGGTTGCTTCCCTTAATGATTACAGCCGCTATTATTATTGGAATTGTTGCAGGTTTATATCCGTCATTTTATTTGTCTTCTTTCAAACCTATCCAGGTTTTGAAAGGACAGGTAAGTAAGGGCAGTAAGAATTCTCTTCTAAGAAATGGGTTGGTTGTATTCCAGTTTACTACTTCAATAATTCTTATAATCGGTACAATTGTTATTTACAATCAAACACAATACATCTTAAATAAAAAAATAGGCTTCGATAAAGACCAGGTATTACTAATACAGGGAACAAATACACTCGAAGATAAAAGAGAAGCTTTTAAAAATGAGTTGTTGAAATCATCTGAAATAAAAACTGTTTCTATAAGTGACTACCTGCCTATAGCAGGCACCAAGCGGGATGGCAATCCTTTCTGGAAAGAAGGAAGAACAAAAGAAGATCCAAGTGTGGGCGGTCAGAAATGGCAGGTAGATTACGACTATCTGAAAACGATGGGCATGCATATGATTGAAGGTAGATATTTTTCAAAAGACATGGCATCTGATTCCGCTGCTGCTGTAATTAATAATACGATGGCAACAAAACTCGGATTAAAAAACCCTGTTGGTCAGCGTATTGAAAACGGCTGGCAAAAATTCACCGTAATAGGAGTCATGGAAGATTTTAATTTCGAATCTATGCGGCAGGATGTAACACCCCTCTGCCTTGTATTGGGGAATTACAATTCTTCTATTATCTCTGTAAAGATCAGCGGTGCAGATACAAAGACTGCTATAAATTATGTTTCTTCTGTGTGGAAAAACTTTTCGCCTAATCAGCCATTCCGATATACATTCCTTGATGAAAGTTTTGCAAATATGTATGCAGATGTGCAACGCACAGGAAGTATATTCACGAGTTTTGCAATGCTCGCTGTCATTATTGCGTGTCTTGGGTTATTTGCTTTATCGGCATTTATGGCAGAGCAACGCAATAAAGAAATCGGTATTCGAAAAGTGCTTGGCGCAAGCGTCAGCGGCATCACAACTATGCTCTCAAAGGATTTTGTAAAATTGGTTTTATTCTCTATTGTTATTGCATCACCCGTAGCATGGTGGGCAATGTCAAAATGGTTGCAGGATTTTGCTTACCGTATTTCTATGAGTTGGTGGATGATAGCTGCGGCTGCATTAGTAGCAATTGTAATTGCATTGATCACTATAAGTTTTCAATCAATTAAAGCTGCGTTGATGAACCCGGTAAAAAGTTTGAGAAGTGAATAA
- a CDS encoding DUF1801 domain-containing protein, with the protein MQSTVLTPEAYIAGVPEERRAVFLKLRNEIKKNLPKGFQEIMGYGMIGYVVPHKLYPAGYHCDPKLPLPFMNLASQKNFIAVYHMGIYAKPSLLKWFIEEFAKQSSAKLDMGKSCIRFKKPENIPIKLMGELASKMTVDEWIDCYEKGFKRK; encoded by the coding sequence ATGCAATCTACTGTATTAACACCAGAAGCATATATTGCGGGAGTACCTGAAGAAAGACGCGCTGTATTTTTAAAACTGCGTAACGAAATAAAAAAAAACCTGCCAAAAGGTTTCCAGGAAATAATGGGTTATGGAATGATCGGCTACGTAGTGCCCCACAAACTCTACCCTGCAGGTTATCATTGCGATCCAAAACTTCCATTGCCATTTATGAACCTTGCTTCACAGAAAAATTTTATTGCTGTTTACCATATGGGTATTTATGCCAAACCATCTTTATTGAAATGGTTTATAGAAGAATTTGCAAAACAATCTTCTGCAAAATTAGATATGGGTAAAAGCTGCATCCGTTTTAAAAAACCAGAAAATATTCCCATAAAACTTATGGGTGAGCTGGCATCAAAAATGACAGTGGATGAATGGATAGACTGTTATGAAAAGGGCTTCAAAAGAAAATAG
- a CDS encoding ABC transporter permease — MIRNYLKIAFRNLRKNKIFSVINIVGLAIGLTCFMLITVFVYDELSYDKYADEADNIYRINLSATGNGDVAVYPNVDVAVGEGMKNAFPEIKASTRISPASDFVKYNDKQFKEQKLAFADSNFLQMFSIPLIEGDNKTALVQPNSVVISKAFAKKYFGNEDALGKSLTIGLHNALYKVTGVIDKVPDNTHFHFDAFLSLTTFHITRATWSNVGFYTYLLLNKNANAKALEAKFPQLVAKYVVPEVQHDMGVSLAEAQKSVNTFRFSLQPVTDIHLHANTKYELEPNGDIQYVYIFSALAIFILLLACVNFTNLSTARAVKRSREVGIRKVMGSIKKQLIFQFLTESVLFTFFSMLCAYALIFFLLPYFNELSNKNIDFIFFLSWQSILVLFSVSFIAGILAGIYPAFFLSSFNTIKVLKGASLQGSQRKPLRSSLIVFQFFISTALIIATIIVYQQLHYMQNKKLGYDKDQVLYLPDARLLGSNQFAFEQQILKDSRVVSASISRYVPGGIMMDGTEIYPKNETGNGTEIHTNIYHIDYDYLRTLGIRVVQGRDFSKAFSTDSAGVLINEEAARELGWTNSNAVGKTIVRSGQQEYKVVGVVADFNYASVKQKISPMMMMLGNNFGGLIVKINTKDIQGFLGDLKKQWTLFNPDGPLEYNFLDENFAKLYASEEHTQQIFSAFAVLAIIIASLGLFGLSAFVIEQRTKEIGIRKVLGASVKNVLLLVSKEFLLLVMIAFLISIPVTWWAMHTWLQDFAYRIDITAWVFAIAGIAVIFIAFLTISFQAIKAAIANPVKSLRTE, encoded by the coding sequence ATGATAAGAAATTATTTAAAAATTGCTTTTCGCAATCTTAGAAAAAATAAAATTTTTTCTGTCATCAACATTGTGGGACTGGCCATCGGGCTAACCTGTTTTATGCTCATTACTGTATTTGTGTATGATGAGTTGAGCTACGATAAATATGCAGATGAAGCTGACAATATTTACCGCATTAATTTATCTGCTACCGGAAATGGCGATGTGGCTGTTTATCCAAATGTAGACGTGGCAGTTGGCGAAGGAATGAAAAATGCTTTCCCTGAAATAAAAGCATCAACAAGGATCTCCCCAGCAAGTGATTTTGTAAAGTATAATGACAAACAATTCAAAGAACAAAAACTTGCCTTTGCTGATTCAAATTTTTTGCAGATGTTTTCTATTCCACTTATTGAAGGAGATAATAAAACTGCGTTGGTTCAGCCTAACAGCGTTGTTATTTCAAAAGCATTTGCAAAAAAATATTTTGGTAATGAGGATGCACTTGGAAAATCATTGACCATTGGCCTGCACAATGCATTGTATAAAGTAACCGGCGTTATTGATAAAGTGCCTGACAATACACATTTTCATTTTGATGCATTCCTAAGCCTCACTACATTTCATATCACACGTGCAACATGGAGTAATGTTGGGTTTTACACTTATCTTCTTTTAAATAAAAATGCAAATGCTAAAGCATTAGAAGCAAAGTTTCCACAGCTTGTTGCAAAATATGTTGTCCCGGAAGTTCAGCATGATATGGGGGTAAGTCTTGCCGAAGCACAGAAGTCAGTTAATACATTTCGCTTTTCATTGCAACCAGTTACAGACATTCATTTGCATGCCAATACAAAGTATGAGTTGGAACCGAATGGCGATATACAATATGTATATATTTTTTCGGCGTTAGCTATATTCATTTTGTTGCTGGCCTGCGTAAATTTTACAAACCTTTCAACAGCAAGAGCTGTAAAGCGTTCAAGGGAAGTCGGTATCAGGAAAGTAATGGGTTCTATAAAAAAGCAATTGATCTTTCAGTTTCTCACAGAATCTGTTTTGTTTACATTCTTCTCTATGCTTTGCGCATACGCGTTAATATTTTTCTTATTGCCTTATTTTAATGAGCTGTCAAATAAAAATATAGACTTTATTTTTTTTCTAAGCTGGCAGTCAATACTCGTACTGTTCTCCGTGAGTTTTATTGCAGGAATATTGGCTGGCATTTATCCTGCTTTCTTCCTGTCGTCATTTAATACCATCAAGGTCTTAAAGGGAGCTTCCTTGCAAGGCTCACAAAGAAAACCGTTGCGCAGCAGTTTAATTGTTTTCCAGTTTTTTATTTCCACTGCATTGATTATTGCTACCATTATTGTTTACCAGCAGTTGCATTACATGCAGAATAAAAAATTAGGTTATGACAAAGACCAGGTTCTATATCTTCCGGATGCAAGGTTATTAGGTAGTAATCAATTTGCATTCGAGCAACAAATTTTGAAAGACAGTCGTGTAGTTTCGGCGAGCATCTCAAGATACGTTCCCGGTGGCATAATGATGGATGGTACAGAGATATACCCAAAAAATGAAACTGGTAACGGTACAGAAATTCATACAAACATTTATCATATAGATTATGATTATCTGCGCACATTAGGTATACGCGTTGTGCAGGGAAGGGATTTCTCCAAAGCGTTTTCAACAGATTCGGCTGGTGTATTGATTAATGAAGAAGCTGCACGCGAATTAGGATGGACAAATAGCAATGCGGTTGGCAAAACAATTGTACGGTCTGGGCAGCAGGAGTATAAGGTAGTAGGTGTTGTTGCAGATTTCAATTATGCTTCTGTTAAGCAAAAAATATCTCCTATGATGATGATGCTCGGTAATAATTTTGGCGGCTTAATAGTAAAAATAAATACTAAAGATATCCAGGGATTTTTGGGCGATCTAAAAAAGCAATGGACCTTGTTTAACCCTGACGGGCCTTTGGAATATAATTTTCTTGATGAGAATTTTGCTAAGCTTTATGCCAGTGAAGAACACACACAACAAATATTTTCTGCGTTTGCAGTTTTGGCAATAATCATTGCAAGCCTTGGCCTGTTTGGTCTTTCTGCATTTGTAATAGAACAGCGCACCAAAGAGATCGGTATTAGAAAAGTATTGGGTGCTTCTGTAAAAAATGTGCTGCTGCTTGTATCAAAAGAATTTTTACTACTGGTAATGATAGCCTTTCTTATTTCAATTCCAGTTACCTGGTGGGCAATGCATACATGGTTACAGGATTTTGCTTACAGGATAGATATAACCGCATGGGTATTCGCTATTGCAGGCATTGCAGTTATATTTATTGCTTTTCTTACTATAAGTTTCCAGGCCATTAAAGCTGCCATTGCAAACCCTGTAAAGAGTTTAAGAACGGAATAG
- a CDS encoding ABC transporter permease codes for MFKNYIKSAWRNIIKNKTYSVINVLGLATGMAVAMIIGLWIYDEVSANKNFKNYDTIYEVMMHQTFDGSRGTQQAVPYPLGDELKGKYPDFKAVAMCDWGSNRSLIYGEKKISKYGHFIGEDAVSIFSLNILEGSKDPLHDPYSIVLTKETADILFGNQDPIGKTVKLDNQTDLKVTAVVDKEPKNSSLSFDYLIPFQLQESIYPWIKLYHKTNWGNNSWQTFVQLNNNVNEAGVDKKIKDEVMSHFTDENTLKHIKPEVFIHPMSKWRLYSDFDNGVNTGGFIKYVRMFGILGLIVLLIACINFMNLSTARSEKRAKEVGVRKAVGSGRKQLINQFLNESLLMAAFAFLLALGMVALALPYFNKLTDKDMSLQLANPVFWLIMILFTVVTGLLAGSYPAFYLSSFNPVRVLKGNLKAGKMSSLPRKILVVIQFTSSVVLMIGTIIVYQQIQYGKNRPIGFNNKGLISVYWSDDIAKHIESLRQELLSSGAAISICQSNSSPSELESNNNGWEWKGSQPVEKTVTFSTITTTYDYTKTLGIKLLAGRDFSRDFADSNSVILNEAAVKRMRLKNPVGEQLKWNDRPMTVVGVIPDIQMESPYRPISPLTIIFNKDWVGHVDVRLNPNMSASQALALMKPIFERYNPGYPFEYHFADEEYAKKFNYEELVGNLAAIIAVLAIFISCLGLFGLASFTAEQRIKEIGVRKVLGASVFNLWRLLSKDFVILVLLSCAIAIPIGWYFMNEWLKSYQNRTSINVEVFVAVVLVAMIITLLTVSFQAIRASMANPVKSLRTE; via the coding sequence ATGTTTAAAAATTATATCAAAAGCGCATGGCGTAACATTATAAAGAATAAAACTTATTCTGTTATCAATGTTCTTGGACTGGCAACTGGTATGGCTGTTGCAATGATCATTGGATTATGGATATATGATGAGGTTTCTGCGAATAAAAATTTCAAAAACTACGATACAATTTACGAGGTGATGATGCATCAGACCTTTGATGGATCTCGGGGCACACAGCAAGCTGTCCCTTATCCACTGGGCGATGAATTGAAAGGTAAATATCCCGATTTTAAAGCAGTGGCAATGTGCGACTGGGGTTCAAACAGATCGTTGATCTATGGTGAAAAAAAGATCAGCAAGTATGGACATTTTATTGGAGAAGATGCCGTTTCAATATTTTCTTTAAACATACTTGAAGGAAGTAAAGATCCTTTACACGATCCTTATTCAATTGTATTAACAAAAGAAACAGCAGATATACTTTTTGGAAATCAGGATCCTATTGGAAAAACTGTAAAATTGGATAATCAAACTGATTTAAAAGTAACAGCAGTTGTAGATAAAGAACCTAAAAACAGCTCGCTCTCTTTTGATTATTTAATTCCTTTTCAGTTACAGGAAAGCATTTATCCATGGATAAAACTCTATCATAAAACAAACTGGGGAAATAATTCATGGCAAACATTTGTACAATTAAACAATAACGTTAACGAAGCAGGTGTCGACAAAAAAATTAAAGATGAAGTGATGTCTCATTTTACAGATGAGAATACATTAAAACATATTAAACCGGAAGTATTTATTCATCCCATGTCGAAATGGAGATTGTACAGCGATTTTGACAATGGCGTAAACACCGGCGGCTTTATAAAATATGTGAGGATGTTTGGCATTTTGGGTCTCATCGTTTTGTTGATCGCTTGCATCAACTTCATGAATTTAAGCACTGCCCGTTCTGAAAAAAGGGCAAAAGAAGTTGGTGTTCGTAAGGCAGTTGGTTCCGGAAGAAAACAACTGATCAATCAATTCCTGAACGAATCATTATTGATGGCTGCATTTGCATTTTTGTTGGCACTTGGTATGGTAGCACTTGCTTTGCCTTATTTCAACAAGCTCACCGATAAAGATATGAGCCTGCAGTTAGCCAATCCTGTTTTTTGGTTGATCATGATCTTATTCACCGTTGTTACCGGTTTGCTCGCAGGAAGTTATCCTGCATTTTATCTTTCTTCTTTCAACCCGGTGCGTGTACTGAAAGGAAATTTAAAGGCAGGTAAAATGAGTTCGTTGCCGCGAAAAATATTAGTTGTAATTCAGTTCACAAGTTCAGTAGTATTAATGATAGGAACGATCATCGTTTACCAGCAAATACAATATGGAAAGAATAGACCCATTGGATTTAACAATAAAGGATTGATCTCTGTATATTGGTCTGATGATATTGCCAAACATATTGAATCACTTCGCCAGGAGTTGCTAAGTTCCGGCGCAGCCATTTCAATATGCCAAAGTAATTCATCTCCGTCAGAACTTGAAAGCAATAACAATGGCTGGGAATGGAAAGGGAGCCAGCCTGTCGAAAAAACGGTAACATTCTCAACAATAACCACTACTTACGATTATACAAAAACATTAGGTATAAAATTATTGGCAGGCAGAGATTTTTCAAGAGATTTTGCAGATTCTAATTCAGTTATTTTAAACGAAGCTGCGGTAAAACGCATGCGATTAAAAAATCCTGTTGGAGAACAATTGAAATGGAACGACAGACCTATGACTGTTGTTGGAGTGATACCTGACATTCAAATGGAGTCACCTTATCGTCCAATCTCACCACTCACCATTATATTCAACAAAGATTGGGTAGGTCATGTGGACGTTCGCTTAAACCCCAATATGTCTGCATCACAAGCTCTTGCTTTAATGAAACCGATTTTTGAAAGATATAATCCTGGTTATCCTTTTGAATATCATTTCGCTGATGAAGAATATGCGAAGAAATTTAATTACGAGGAACTGGTAGGTAATCTTGCGGCAATTATTGCAGTGCTCGCTATTTTCATTTCATGCCTCGGGCTTTTTGGGTTGGCATCGTTCACCGCAGAGCAAAGAATAAAAGAGATTGGTGTAAGAAAAGTACTTGGGGCTAGTGTTTTTAACTTATGGCGATTGCTTTCAAAAGATTTTGTGATACTTGTTTTGCTGTCTTGCGCTATCGCTATTCCTATTGGTTGGTATTTTATGAATGAGTGGCTGAAAAGTTATCAAAACAGAACGAGTATTAATGTTGAGGTTTTTGTAGCAGTAGTATTGGTAGCTATGATAATAACATTGCTAACGGTAAGCTTCCAGGCGATAAGAGCGTCAATGGCAAATCCTGTGAAGAGCTTGAGAACGGAATAG
- a CDS encoding ABC transporter permease, translated as MFKNYLTIAVRTLWKNKLFTAINILGLAIGISASLVIYLLVNYHFTFDKFEKDNNRIYRVVSNFTFSGNTYRNSGVTSPMGPALKKELTGLDAVVPFRTWDDEIKVSVPVENGKDPVVFKKQKNFVFADEGFFNLIGYEWMAGSAKTATAAPYQTVLTESTAKLYFPKLKAAEIIGKEIYFNDTVRTTVTGIIKDIQANTDFSFKTFISRTTLESTSLKPQDWEEWDNTTSASQLLVKLSPGTSPATIEKGILNIYQKYHKAQEEDHSTTVYNLQPLSNIHFNEEYGGYNKPLANKPTLYSLLAVAAFLLLLGCINFINLTTAHAAQRAKEIGIRKTMGSSRRQLIFQFLSETLLLTLSATILSILLTPLILKAFTGFIPDDLKFNLTEQPGIILFLLALVAVVTLLSGFYPAIVLSGYKPVLVLKNAAYTNTGKTRTAWLRKSLTVSQFVIAQVFVMGAILVSKQISYSINKDQGFKKEAILYFNTNFYDTTQSHKYVLLNKIKAIPEVAMVSLCNNPPSSNSTWSSTMKYKDGKKEIETDVQQKYGDSNYIKLYGLKLLAGTNIQQSDTVTSFIINETYAHILGFHDPQKAIGKNIEWSNKQVPVCGVVSDFNQRSLHEPIRPLVIGSWGSTQRNISIALQPQNEYGTTWKTAIAKIEKAWKEVYPDQDFTYNFFDADIAKYYEAEQHIASLLLWATGLAVFISCLGLLGLVIYTTVQRTKEIGVRKVLGASILQIVTMISRDFILLVLLAFVIAAPLAWIGMYQWLQNFEFRTDISWWIFIIGGSAMVFVALLTLSFQTIRAAMMNPVKSLRTE; from the coding sequence ATGTTTAAAAACTATTTAACCATTGCAGTTAGAACATTGTGGAAGAATAAATTATTTACTGCCATCAATATCCTTGGTCTTGCCATTGGTATCAGCGCATCGCTTGTAATTTATTTGCTGGTCAATTATCATTTTACGTTTGACAAGTTTGAAAAAGATAACAACAGAATTTATCGTGTAGTTTCCAATTTTACTTTTTCAGGAAACACTTATCGCAACTCCGGTGTTACTTCTCCCATGGGGCCAGCTTTAAAAAAAGAATTAACAGGGCTTGATGCGGTGGTTCCTTTTCGAACCTGGGATGATGAAATAAAAGTAAGTGTGCCGGTTGAAAATGGAAAAGATCCTGTTGTGTTCAAAAAGCAAAAAAACTTTGTTTTTGCTGATGAAGGTTTTTTCAATTTAATAGGGTATGAATGGATGGCAGGTTCTGCAAAGACCGCCACTGCTGCACCTTATCAAACAGTGCTTACAGAGTCGACTGCAAAATTGTATTTTCCTAAACTAAAAGCAGCAGAGATCATTGGTAAGGAAATTTATTTTAACGATACTGTAAGAACAACTGTTACGGGCATTATAAAAGATATACAGGCAAACACAGATTTTAGTTTTAAAACGTTCATCTCAAGAACCACATTGGAAAGCACCAGTTTAAAACCACAGGACTGGGAGGAATGGGATAACACAACATCAGCATCACAATTACTGGTAAAACTTTCTCCCGGCACTTCGCCTGCAACTATTGAAAAAGGAATACTCAATATTTATCAAAAGTATCATAAAGCACAGGAGGAAGATCATAGTACTACAGTGTACAACCTGCAGCCATTAAGCAATATTCATTTCAATGAGGAATATGGGGGGTATAATAAACCACTGGCCAATAAACCTACTTTATACAGCCTGCTGGCGGTAGCCGCATTTCTCCTTTTGCTAGGTTGCATTAATTTTATCAATCTCACCACTGCACATGCAGCACAACGAGCAAAAGAAATTGGTATTCGCAAAACAATGGGCAGTTCAAGAAGGCAACTTATTTTTCAATTTCTTAGCGAAACATTATTGCTTACACTTTCTGCTACTATTCTTTCTATTCTTTTAACACCATTGATCTTAAAAGCTTTTACAGGCTTTATTCCAGACGATCTTAAATTTAATTTGACAGAGCAGCCCGGTATTATTTTGTTTTTACTTGCTCTGGTAGCAGTGGTCACCTTGCTCTCCGGTTTTTACCCTGCGATAGTTTTATCCGGCTACAAACCGGTATTGGTATTAAAAAATGCAGCGTATACAAATACGGGAAAAACAAGAACAGCATGGCTACGCAAATCATTAACGGTATCGCAGTTTGTAATTGCACAGGTATTTGTTATGGGGGCAATACTGGTGAGCAAACAGATATCGTATTCTATTAATAAAGACCAGGGGTTTAAAAAAGAAGCCATTCTCTATTTCAACACAAATTTTTATGACACAACGCAATCTCATAAATATGTTTTATTGAATAAGATAAAAGCAATACCGGAAGTTGCCATGGTTAGCTTATGCAATAATCCGCCATCTTCAAACAGCACATGGAGCAGTACGATGAAATATAAAGATGGAAAAAAAGAAATTGAAACAGATGTGCAACAGAAATATGGTGACAGCAATTATATAAAACTATACGGACTTAAATTACTCGCCGGAACCAACATACAACAGAGCGATACAGTCACATCTTTTATTATCAATGAGACCTATGCGCATATTCTGGGTTTCCATGATCCACAAAAAGCAATAGGAAAAAATATTGAATGGAGCAATAAGCAAGTGCCTGTTTGTGGCGTTGTATCAGACTTTAACCAACGGTCTTTGCATGAACCCATTAGGCCATTGGTTATTGGTAGCTGGGGCAGTACACAAAGAAATATAAGCATTGCATTACAACCGCAAAATGAATATGGCACCACATGGAAAACAGCGATTGCCAAAATTGAAAAAGCATGGAAGGAAGTTTACCCTGACCAGGATTTTACCTACAATTTTTTTGATGCAGATATAGCAAAATATTACGAAGCAGAACAGCATATAGCAAGCCTGCTATTGTGGGCCACAGGGCTTGCTGTGTTTATCAGTTGCCTTGGTTTACTTGGCCTCGTTATTTATACCACTGTACAACGCACAAAAGAAATTGGCGTAAGAAAAGTGCTGGGAGCATCTATACTGCAGATCGTAACGATGATCTCGAGAGATTTTATTTTACTTGTATTGCTTGCGTTTGTTATTGCTGCACCGCTGGCGTGGATAGGCATGTACCAGTGGCTGCAAAATTTTGAATTCAGAACAGATATAAGCTGGTGGATATTTATCATTGGAGGCAGTGCAATGGTGTTTGTTGCATTACTTACACTTTCTTTTCAAACGATAAGAGCTGCGATGATGAACCCGGTAAAAAGTTTGAGAACAGAATAA